In Monomorium pharaonis isolate MP-MQ-018 chromosome 3, ASM1337386v2, whole genome shotgun sequence, a genomic segment contains:
- the LOC105833798 gene encoding actin-related protein 5 has protein sequence MEIELIELKDIKAVQDIIHLYPERVKSEHIPLVIDNGSYNCRVGWATEKEPQLIFKNLIAKPRKERGKKDGEPQVGNDIANIEAVRFQLKTQFDRNVVTHFEAQEQIFDYTFAHMGIDTDGVNHPIILTEAFLNPNYSRNLMAELLFECYNVPSVAYGIDSLFSYQHNNCPPDGLIVSVGYHTTHIIPILDGKADATNARRINIGGYHITSYMHKLLQLKYPVHVNAITLSRAEELIHEHSMIALNYQQDLCKWADVDYYDTHVLRVQLPYIAPATAPGLTLEQQKERKRELARRLMEINARKREERLAEDEEQLNQLLAVQDLLEEGEIDEFDQALKSYSLANEADLIKMINNLQAKVERTRQKIVAANSQEENIVMEEKPKIKSSLQPKDQQDFDEWIAGVRKKRQEILDKRMAKRQRRQDMAKRRTAAAQERMRIISQLAKKEKRDDDFGMRDEDWDVYKVINREGGDSDSELEQEKLLELEDVLRHHDPEFDSAGSSVPMVPGETHQLHVGVERLRTPELLFQPSMIGSVEAGIAETIEFVLKQYALEEQTRLVSNVFLTGGSTAFPGLLDRLKRELREMRPFGSNFQVNIAKNTSLDAWYGARDFGLNGNFPEYLVSRKEYEEKGGEYFKEHSTSNTYTRSPDPLPMIQVPVTSEQVIVEDAVVDVEIE, from the exons ATGGAAATAGAATTGAttgaattaaaagatataaaagccGTACAGGACATAATACACCTTTATCCGGAACGAGTAAAATCCGAACATATACCACTCGTTATTGACAAtg GATCCTACAACTGCAGAGTTGGTTGGGCTACGGAAAAGGAACCGCAACTGATATTCAAAAATCTCATAGCGAAACCAAGGAAGGAACGTGGCAAAAAAGATGGAGAACCTCAAGTAGGAAATGATATAGCAAACATCGAAGCTGTTCGATTTCAATTAAAGACTCAGTTTGACCGAAATGTCGTGACACATTTTGAGGCCCAGGAACAGATATTTGATTACACGTTTGCACATATGGGTATAGATACAGATGGCGTAAACCATCCAATTATATTGACAGAAGCATTTCTCAATCCCAATTATTCTCGTAACT TGATGGCAGAATTATTGTTTGAATGTTACAATGTACCATCAGTAGCATATGGAATTGATAGTTTGTTTTCGTACCAGCATAATAACTGCCCACCTGATGGCCTAATAGTTAGCGTAGGGTATCATACAACTCACATAATACCAATACTGGATGGGAAAGCGGATGCCACAAATGCGAGAAGAATTAACATTGGTGGATATCACATCACATCGTATATGCATAAACTCCTCCAATTGAAATATCCGGTGCACGTCAATGCAATAACGCTCAGTCGAGCAGAG gAATTAATACACGAACATTCGATGATTGCTTTAAACTACCAGCAAGACTTATGCAAGTGGGCAGATGTAGATTACTATGATACACATGTTTTACGAGTGCAATTACCATATATTGCGCCTGCTACTGCTCCTGGTTTAACGCTTGAGCagcagaaagaaagaaaaagagaattagCACGACGACTAATGGAAATTAAtgcaagaaagagagaagaaaga TTAGCAGAAGATGAAGAACAACTTAATCAATTGCTAGCAGTCCAAGATCTTCTAGAAGAAGGCGAAATCGACGAATTTGACCAGGCATTGAAATCTtattctcttgcaaatgaagctgatttaataaaaatgattaataatctACAAGCGAAAGTGGAAAGAACTAGACAGAAAATCGTCGCTGCTAACTCGCAAGAGGAAAATATTGTGATGGAAGAAAAacctaaaattaaatcaagtcTTCAACCTAAGGATCAACAGGATTTCGACGAATGGATTGCTGGAGTTCGAAAGAAGAG acAAGAAATATTAGACAAACGCATGGCAAAAAGACAACGAAGACAAGACATGGCAAAGCGACGAACAGCTGCCGCACAGGAGAGGATGCGTATAATTAGTCAGTTAGCGAAAAAGGAAAAGCGCGATGACGATTTTGGTATGCGAGACGAAGATTGGGACGTGTACAAAGTTATAAATAgg GAAGGTGGCGATTCAGATTCAGAATTGGAACAGGAGAAACTATTAGAATTGGAAGATGTTTTACGTCATCATGATCCAGAATTTGATAGTGCTGGATCTAGTGTCCCTATGGTTCCTGGTGAAACCCACCAACTTCATGTAGGCGTAGAACGTTTACGGACACCAGAATTGTTGTTTCAACCATCTATGATTGGTTCTGTAGAAGCTGGAATTGCCGAGACAAtcgaatttgttttaaaacagtACGCTCTCGAAGAGCAAACACGTCTTGTAAGTAACGTTTTTCTTACCGGTGGATCGACAGCTTTCCCAGGTTTGTTGGACAGATTAAAACGTGAACTACGTGAAATGAGACCTTTCGGGTCGAACTTTCAAGTGAACATCGCAAAAAATACCAGCTTGGATGCTTGGTACGGTGCAAGAGACTTCGGTTTAAATGGTAATTTTCCTGAGTACTTGGTCAGTCGTAAAGAATACGAAGAGAAAGGTGGAGAATATTTCAAGGAACATTCGACAAGTAATACTTACACCCGATCACCTGATCCTTTGCCGATGATACAAGTGCCTGTAACATCAGAGCAAGTAATCGTAGAGGATGCCGTAGTGGATGTGGAAAttgaataa